One part of the Pseudemcibacter aquimaris genome encodes these proteins:
- a CDS encoding 3-hydroxyacyl-CoA dehydrogenase NAD-binding domain-containing protein, translating into MSIVSTSINDNIAVVTIDNPPVNALSHAVRDGVSKALSELNNNDTVNAVVIHCAGRTFCAGADITEFGKPPVSPTLPELMAEMDEFSKPLIAAMHGTALGGGFEVGLACHYRVMDGRAKVGLPEVNLGLMPGAGGTQRLPRLIGAEKSLEMITSGKPIKAEKALSLGVADLVSDDLLCDAINFAKDKTVRRIRDLKCDAGEELFADFKKKIARKSRGFLAPFAAIDAVKVACDLDFDAGIEFEREKFMELVASSHSKAQRHLFFAERQAAKVDGIDKNTATRDINNVAVVGGGIMGCGIAVNFLSSGMAVTLLEITGDAANAAKQKIEKIYASNVSKGRMTDTQMAAAMNALSVTTSYDDLSDSDLMIEAVFEDMNIKKEVLSKLDNVAKDGAIIATNTSFLDIDEMATATSRVSDVIGLHFFSPAHIMPLLEIVKTDNTSNEVIATAFKLAKKIRKTPVLSGVCYGFIANRMSSCYGREAGLLLLEGASVEQVDQTMYDFGMPMGMFSMLDMAGIDIGVMARSKLSDDAYDKRAFSVHAALVDAGHKGQKTGAGFYEYDGRDKKKHALVEELAEEFAKKYNIKRDDISSKEIEERCIFALINEGYKIVEEGIAQRTSDIDVVYAFAFGFPRYKGGPMHYVEHLGLKYVLKRINEFAAKYGDRWWRPSPLLVKLAEESEENV; encoded by the coding sequence TTGAGCATCGTAAGCACCAGTATAAATGACAATATCGCAGTTGTTACTATTGATAACCCGCCCGTAAATGCGCTTTCGCATGCGGTTCGCGACGGGGTTTCAAAAGCCTTAAGCGAATTAAACAATAACGATACTGTAAATGCCGTCGTGATCCATTGTGCGGGAAGAACATTCTGTGCGGGTGCTGATATTACCGAATTTGGCAAACCACCTGTAAGCCCTACGTTACCGGAACTGATGGCGGAAATGGATGAATTCTCCAAACCACTGATTGCCGCGATGCATGGAACGGCTTTGGGCGGTGGGTTTGAAGTGGGGCTTGCCTGTCATTACCGTGTGATGGACGGGCGCGCAAAAGTCGGTCTGCCGGAAGTGAATTTGGGACTTATGCCTGGTGCAGGTGGCACGCAACGATTGCCGCGTTTAATCGGTGCTGAAAAATCCCTTGAAATGATTACGTCCGGAAAACCAATTAAGGCCGAAAAGGCATTGTCACTCGGGGTGGCTGATTTGGTGTCGGATGATTTGTTATGTGACGCTATAAATTTTGCAAAAGATAAAACCGTTAGACGCATTCGCGATTTAAAGTGTGACGCGGGCGAAGAATTATTTGCTGACTTTAAAAAGAAAATTGCCAGAAAATCGCGCGGGTTTCTTGCGCCTTTTGCTGCTATTGATGCCGTAAAAGTGGCATGTGATCTTGATTTTGATGCAGGGATAGAGTTCGAACGTGAAAAATTTATGGAACTGGTGGCAAGTTCCCATTCAAAAGCGCAAAGGCATCTTTTTTTCGCGGAACGTCAAGCCGCGAAAGTAGATGGCATTGATAAAAATACGGCCACAAGAGATATCAATAACGTCGCCGTGGTTGGTGGTGGCATTATGGGATGCGGTATTGCCGTCAATTTCTTAAGTTCCGGTATGGCGGTCACGCTTCTTGAAATTACGGGTGACGCTGCAAATGCGGCGAAACAAAAAATTGAAAAAATTTATGCATCCAATGTCAGTAAAGGCAGAATGACGGACACACAAATGGCGGCCGCCATGAACGCGTTATCGGTAACGACGTCTTATGATGATTTATCAGATAGCGATCTGATGATTGAGGCCGTATTCGAGGATATGAACATCAAGAAAGAAGTGTTGTCAAAACTGGATAACGTGGCCAAAGATGGTGCGATTATCGCGACCAACACATCATTCCTGGATATTGATGAAATGGCAACGGCAACAAGCCGCGTTTCAGATGTCATCGGCCTTCATTTCTTTAGCCCGGCGCATATCATGCCGCTTTTGGAAATTGTAAAAACGGATAATACATCTAATGAAGTAATCGCAACCGCATTTAAGCTTGCGAAAAAAATTAGAAAAACACCAGTTCTTTCCGGCGTATGTTATGGGTTTATTGCGAACCGTATGTCATCCTGTTATGGCCGTGAAGCGGGACTTTTGCTGCTTGAAGGTGCAAGTGTCGAACAGGTTGATCAGACCATGTATGATTTTGGAATGCCCATGGGCATGTTCAGCATGCTTGATATGGCGGGGATTGATATTGGTGTGATGGCCAGATCAAAGCTATCAGATGATGCTTATGATAAGCGAGCGTTCAGTGTGCATGCTGCATTGGTGGACGCCGGACATAAGGGTCAAAAAACAGGGGCAGGTTTTTATGAATATGATGGGCGTGATAAAAAGAAACACGCGCTCGTAGAAGAGCTCGCTGAAGAATTTGCCAAGAAATATAATATAAAGCGCGACGATATTTCATCAAAAGAAATCGAAGAGAGATGTATTTTCGCGCTTATTAATGAGGGGTATAAAATTGTCGAAGAGGGCATCGCCCAAAGGACAAGTGATATTGATGTTGTTTATGCATTTGCATTTGGTTTTCCGCGGTACAAGGGCGGGCCAATGCATTATGTAGAACATCTTGGGTTAAAATACGTGTTAAAAAGAATAAATGAATTTGCCGCAAAATATGGGGACAGGTGGTGGAGACCGTCGCCATTATTGGTGAAACTTGCTGAAGAAAGTGAAGAAAATGTCTGA
- a CDS encoding AMP-binding protein: MSAHIDTFAKDRLPARDTWPEFIFGDDVPPYPNVLNAAAVLLDNGHPENDAIKMGDICWSYSELDKISNDVALTLVDDYGLVPGNRVLLRGDNSPMLAALWFGVLKAGCIVVTTMTMLRQKELDGIIGVCEPDMIIMENDLSIDLLSSSRGKAKHVVSYNDIQGKMNGKSGQYDVVQTASDDVAILAFTSGTTGLPKATMHFHRDILAMADTFSKYTLKMKSDDVVCGSPPLAFTFGLGGLLVFPARVGACVVYLEKPGPDAILDTIEKHKVTTLFTAPTAYKVLTGQVHERDISSLKTCISAGENLPKSVSDDFYDATGIRLIDGIGATEMIHVFISASGDDIRPGATGKVVPGFIAEILDDDGNPLPDGEAGRLAIKGPTGCRYLNGDRQGNYVENGWNITGDIFKRDQDGYFWFVARGDDIIISSGYNIAAPEVEQAVMAHDAVQECAVIGAPDEDRGTIVKAFIVLKSGFKGDDDLIKDIQDFVKSIVAPYKYPRAIEFIDALPKSATGKLLRKDLKN, from the coding sequence ATGAGCGCACATATTGATACATTTGCAAAAGATAGATTGCCGGCACGGGACACATGGCCGGAATTTATTTTTGGCGATGATGTACCACCATACCCAAATGTCTTAAATGCTGCGGCCGTTTTGCTTGATAATGGCCATCCCGAAAATGACGCCATTAAAATGGGGGATATATGCTGGTCATATTCTGAACTTGATAAAATTTCCAATGATGTGGCGCTGACGCTTGTTGATGATTATGGCTTGGTTCCCGGCAACAGGGTTTTACTGCGAGGGGATAATAGTCCCATGCTCGCCGCTCTTTGGTTTGGTGTTTTAAAAGCCGGGTGCATCGTTGTCACGACCATGACCATGCTAAGGCAAAAAGAACTAGATGGGATTATCGGTGTTTGCGAGCCGGATATGATTATCATGGAAAATGATCTGTCCATTGATTTGCTGTCATCAAGTCGTGGCAAAGCAAAACATGTTGTTTCCTATAATGATATTCAGGGAAAAATGAACGGCAAATCAGGCCAGTATGATGTGGTGCAAACCGCCAGTGATGATGTTGCCATTCTTGCTTTTACTTCCGGGACAACGGGACTTCCCAAAGCGACAATGCATTTTCACCGCGATATTTTGGCGATGGCGGATACATTTTCGAAATATACACTAAAAATGAAATCGGATGATGTTGTATGCGGTTCACCGCCGCTTGCATTTACATTTGGGCTTGGCGGGTTATTGGTTTTTCCAGCCCGTGTTGGTGCCTGCGTGGTTTATTTGGAAAAACCGGGTCCCGATGCCATTTTGGACACAATTGAAAAACATAAAGTCACGACCTTATTCACCGCGCCGACAGCTTATAAAGTACTAACGGGGCAGGTTCATGAGCGTGATATTTCGTCACTAAAAACTTGTATTTCTGCGGGTGAAAATTTGCCTAAATCAGTGTCGGATGATTTTTATGATGCAACAGGCATAAGGTTAATTGATGGCATTGGTGCCACGGAAATGATTCATGTGTTTATTTCCGCAAGTGGCGATGACATCAGACCCGGTGCAACGGGAAAGGTCGTTCCCGGCTTTATCGCCGAAATACTTGATGATGACGGAAATCCGTTGCCGGACGGTGAAGCGGGAAGATTGGCGATTAAAGGGCCAACGGGATGCCGATATTTAAATGGTGATCGGCAAGGAAATTATGTTGAAAACGGATGGAACATCACGGGTGATATTTTCAAAAGGGATCAGGATGGCTATTTTTGGTTTGTGGCCCGTGGTGACGATATCATTATTTCATCCGGCTATAATATTGCCGCTCCGGAAGTGGAACAAGCCGTGATGGCCCATGATGCGGTTCAGGAATGTGCGGTTATTGGCGCGCCAGATGAAGATCGCGGTACAATTGTAAAAGCCTTTATTGTTTTAAAAAGTGGGTTTAAAGGCGATGATGATTTGATCAAGGATATTCAGGATTTTGTGAAATCCATTGTGGCCCCATACAAATATCCACGTGCCATTGAATTTATTGATGCGCTTCCAAAATCAGCGACGGGAAAGCTGCTTAGGAAAGATTTGAAAAATTAA
- a CDS encoding MarR family winged helix-turn-helix transcriptional regulator: protein MVESKYTERQRESLKLWIELLRYSNKLEQIIDDKLRQNYGQNISRFDVLSQLVRENGDGLTVGELASRLIASKGNITGLIDRMQKDGLIVKTAKKDDRRSFIITITDNGTKLFTEMAENNAQWVENALSALDMEHMKEFTNFLNQSRATLDED from the coding sequence ATGGTTGAAAGTAAATACACAGAACGACAAAGAGAAAGCCTCAAACTCTGGATTGAGCTGCTTCGATATTCCAATAAATTGGAACAGATTATCGATGACAAGCTGCGCCAGAATTATGGCCAGAATATCTCGCGTTTTGATGTGCTTTCACAATTGGTTCGTGAAAATGGTGACGGCTTAACCGTTGGTGAACTTGCGTCACGCTTGATCGCATCCAAAGGGAATATCACGGGCCTGATTGACCGCATGCAAAAAGACGGCCTTATCGTTAAAACCGCGAAAAAAGATGACCGCCGCAGTTTCATCATCACCATCACCGATAATGGCACTAAGCTGTTTACTGAAATGGCCGAAAATAATGCCCAGTGGGTGGAAAATGCCTTAAGTGCCCTTGATATGGAACATATGAAAGAATTCACAAATTTCTTAAATCAGTCCCGTGCAACACTCGACGAAGATTAA
- a CDS encoding indolepyruvate oxidoreductase subunit beta family protein produces MTNSRDRISIAVSALGGQGGGVLSNWIVELAEANGYRAQYTAIAGVAQRTGTTIYAIEIYPENNIKDQEPVLALMPVSGDVDICIAAELMEAGRAVNRGIVTQDRTTLIASDHRVFAISEKENMGDGRLDSDAVRDAIKKAAKNLILFDMNEMVLKSSSVISSVLFGALAGSGALPFKRETFEATIKKSGRAVESNLAGFELGFNAAQNGSIEKQENQSPVKLLDSVKDFPEEARAIITYGVHKLVDYQDVEYADEYLAKLEGINDPTLLTETARHLALWMSFEDIIRVADLKTRVERNEKISSEVRAGDHQIWYGHDFFHPRYEEFCHTLPAGLGQMMKNSAFWKRFFSRFFKKGRIIRPKTIIGYLILRFVASLRGMRRKTLRYKEEMTRINAWLEIVKAKQGDSELALEISKCPRLIKGYGSTHERGINRFSRIMALIENDETITAETIIRIRDAALLSERGIEFNEVLKDQKMTEVSEKDAGKGEFAWAGSS; encoded by the coding sequence ATGACAAATTCCCGTGACAGAATTTCTATTGCCGTTTCTGCCCTTGGCGGACAGGGCGGCGGCGTGCTTAGTAACTGGATTGTGGAACTGGCCGAAGCCAACGGATACCGCGCCCAATATACCGCCATCGCCGGTGTGGCGCAGCGAACAGGGACAACCATTTATGCCATTGAAATTTATCCTGAAAATAATATTAAAGATCAAGAACCGGTCCTTGCTTTAATGCCAGTATCCGGTGATGTTGATATTTGTATCGCCGCCGAATTAATGGAAGCGGGACGCGCCGTCAACCGCGGCATTGTAACACAGGACAGAACAACCTTAATCGCATCGGATCACCGTGTTTTTGCCATTTCAGAAAAAGAAAATATGGGCGATGGGCGGTTGGATAGTGATGCGGTGCGTGATGCCATTAAAAAGGCCGCTAAAAATTTAATTCTGTTTGATATGAATGAAATGGTGCTTAAATCATCAAGCGTTATTTCAAGTGTATTATTTGGCGCTCTTGCCGGATCAGGGGCATTGCCGTTTAAACGTGAAACATTCGAAGCAACCATTAAAAAATCTGGTCGTGCGGTGGAAAGTAACCTCGCTGGTTTTGAGCTTGGTTTTAATGCAGCGCAGAATGGAAGTATCGAAAAACAGGAAAACCAAAGCCCAGTAAAATTACTTGATAGTGTTAAAGATTTCCCAGAAGAGGCACGAGCAATCATTACATATGGTGTGCATAAATTAGTGGATTATCAGGATGTGGAATATGCAGATGAATATCTTGCCAAGCTTGAAGGGATTAATGATCCGACGCTTTTAACAGAAACAGCAAGACATTTGGCGCTTTGGATGTCATTTGAAGATATCATCAGGGTCGCCGATTTGAAAACGCGCGTGGAACGAAATGAAAAAATATCATCCGAAGTTCGCGCAGGTGATCATCAAATCTGGTACGGGCATGATTTTTTCCATCCCAGATATGAAGAATTTTGCCATACGCTGCCGGCAGGGCTTGGCCAGATGATGAAAAACTCTGCGTTTTGGAAAAGGTTTTTTTCCAGATTTTTCAAGAAAGGCCGCATTATCCGCCCAAAAACAATAATCGGGTATTTAATATTACGCTTTGTTGCGAGTTTAAGGGGCATGAGACGTAAAACATTACGGTATAAAGAAGAAATGACGCGCATCAATGCATGGCTTGAAATTGTAAAGGCAAAACAAGGCGATAGTGAATTAGCACTTGAAATTTCAAAATGTCCGCGTTTAATTAAAGGGTATGGCAGTACCCATGAACGGGGCATCAATCGCTTTTCACGCATTATGGCGTTAATTGAAAATGATGAAACAATCACGGCAGAAACAATTATAAGGATACGTGATGCTGCCCTATTAAGTGAGCGGGGGATAGAGTTTAACGAAGTTCTGAAAGACCAGAAAATGACGGAGGTTTCAGAAAAAGATGCAGGAAAAGGTGAGTTTGCATGGGCCGGATCATCCTGA
- a CDS encoding acyl-CoA thioesterase: MAVFKVTRKIRFGQTDAAGITYYPRLVEMINDIVEDFFAEVVKFSYKEMIVDTDYGVPTVNLNVNFKSPAELEDYVEWSLVVTKIGRASFSVFIEAKVGEKEILSADVKLVYIKGKGNIMKSHPLPEFVKEAMQPYMTEDAAT, translated from the coding sequence ATGGCCGTTTTTAAAGTCACGAGAAAAATTCGATTTGGGCAAACCGATGCCGCCGGGATCACATATTACCCGCGTCTGGTGGAAATGATAAATGATATCGTTGAGGATTTCTTCGCCGAAGTCGTAAAATTTTCATATAAGGAAATGATTGTTGATACGGACTACGGCGTCCCAACCGTCAATTTAAATGTAAATTTTAAAAGCCCGGCTGAACTGGAAGATTATGTTGAATGGTCATTAGTGGTAACAAAAATTGGTCGAGCATCATTTTCTGTATTTATTGAGGCCAAAGTCGGCGAAAAAGAAATCTTAAGCGCTGATGTAAAACTCGTTTACATCAAAGGAAAAGGCAACATCATGAAAAGCCACCCGCTTCCTGAATTTGTGAAAGAAGCCATGCAACCCTATATGACGGAGGATGCAGCAACTTGA
- a CDS encoding hypothetical protein (catalyzes the conversion of salicylyl-CoA to gentisyl-CoA), translating to MKISVIGGGPGGLYFALLTKKAKPDWEIEVFEQNRADDTFGFGVVFSDDTLDEFLSRDHESYELIRDEFAYWDDIIIKYKGEEVRCGGNGFAGCSRLNLLKVLQNRCSDLGVKITYGARIDASTLEDDFADSDMILACDGIGSSIREQYKEYFDPSITVKSNRFTWMGSTRKVDDFTYFFKDTEHGPICAHTYQYEEGTSTWVFEMSNECWEAFEFEEFDEQGSADKLEKIFAEELEGHNLIINRSMWRQFPRIYCNNWYHKNIAILGDAKASAHFSIGSGSKLAMECAISLSDAVVEHGENSIEKAFKQYVAERETPAQILQHNADVSLAWFEHMDRSWDMDLMQFAAVVMCRSKSITYDNLILRDPEFVKKMDDAWYERYYQQSGYDYRESRPTPMFTKFKLGEMELRNRVVMSPMAQYSADEDGNLTDWHLVHYGGAARGGMGLMNVEMTCPSPEARISLGCPGMWTDEHEAGWKRIVDFVHENTKTKICMQLGHAGRKGSTQLGWETPDHPIKDQGKNWDLLSASSMEFLDGISDMPKEMNRDDMDKVIADFKQATVRADRAGFDMIEMHAAHGYLLASFLSPLTNVRDDEYGGSIENRMRFPLEVFAAMREVWPANKPMSVRISASDWKEGGITEEDTFAIANAFRDAGVDLIDVSAGQTVPDQKPVYGRMFQVGFAEAIRNVPRVATMAVGAITEPAQVNTILHTRRADLVAIGRPHLWNPFFTREAAAWYGVDLPDNDWEKQYLSGKQQAYSLKEKARAQQLEWQQKAKPSSHK from the coding sequence ATGAAGATATCAGTGATCGGTGGGGGTCCGGGCGGATTATATTTTGCATTACTGACGAAAAAGGCAAAACCGGATTGGGAAATTGAAGTCTTTGAACAAAACAGGGCTGATGACACCTTTGGTTTTGGTGTGGTTTTTTCCGATGATACACTGGATGAATTTTTAAGCCGTGACCATGAATCATATGAACTGATCCGTGATGAGTTTGCATATTGGGATGATATTATCATTAAATATAAAGGGGAAGAGGTCAGATGCGGCGGCAACGGTTTTGCCGGTTGTTCCAGACTTAATCTGTTAAAGGTATTACAAAACAGATGTTCTGATCTGGGGGTCAAAATTACATACGGTGCAAGAATTGATGCATCAACGCTTGAGGATGATTTTGCAGACAGTGATATGATTCTTGCCTGTGACGGGATCGGGTCCAGTATCCGCGAACAGTATAAGGAATATTTTGATCCGAGCATCACGGTGAAATCGAACAGATTCACATGGATGGGATCAACCAGAAAAGTGGATGATTTTACGTACTTTTTTAAAGATACGGAGCATGGCCCCATTTGCGCCCATACCTATCAATATGAAGAGGGTACATCGACATGGGTCTTTGAAATGTCAAACGAGTGCTGGGAAGCCTTTGAATTTGAAGAATTTGATGAGCAGGGATCAGCCGATAAGTTAGAAAAGATTTTCGCGGAAGAGTTGGAAGGTCATAACCTGATCATCAATCGTTCCATGTGGCGTCAATTCCCGCGTATTTATTGCAATAATTGGTATCATAAAAATATCGCTATTCTTGGCGATGCAAAGGCATCAGCACACTTTTCAATTGGATCAGGATCAAAACTCGCCATGGAATGCGCGATTTCATTATCGGATGCGGTGGTGGAACATGGCGAAAATTCCATTGAAAAAGCATTTAAACAATATGTTGCGGAACGTGAAACACCGGCTCAAATTTTACAACATAATGCGGATGTGTCACTTGCATGGTTTGAACATATGGACCGTTCCTGGGATATGGATTTGATGCAGTTTGCAGCGGTCGTTATGTGCCGTTCAAAATCGATTACATATGATAACCTGATTTTGCGCGATCCTGAGTTTGTCAAGAAAATGGATGATGCATGGTACGAGCGGTATTATCAGCAAAGTGGATATGATTACCGCGAAAGCAGACCGACACCGATGTTCACCAAATTTAAACTCGGGGAAATGGAATTAAGAAATCGTGTGGTGATGTCACCAATGGCACAATATTCCGCGGATGAGGATGGCAACCTGACCGATTGGCATCTGGTGCATTATGGTGGTGCCGCACGGGGCGGCATGGGATTAATGAATGTGGAAATGACATGCCCGTCACCGGAAGCCCGCATTTCACTTGGCTGTCCTGGCATGTGGACCGATGAACATGAGGCGGGATGGAAACGCATCGTCGATTTTGTTCATGAAAATACAAAAACAAAAATTTGTATGCAGCTTGGACATGCGGGACGTAAAGGATCAACCCAACTTGGATGGGAAACACCGGATCACCCGATTAAGGATCAGGGGAAAAATTGGGATCTGTTATCAGCATCATCAATGGAATTTCTGGACGGTATTTCAGACATGCCGAAAGAAATGAACCGTGATGATATGGATAAGGTCATTGCCGATTTCAAACAAGCAACCGTGCGCGCTGACCGTGCCGGATTTGATATGATCGAAATGCATGCCGCCCATGGTTATTTGCTGGCGTCATTCCTTTCGCCATTAACCAATGTACGTGATGATGAATATGGTGGATCCATTGAAAATCGAATGCGTTTCCCGCTTGAAGTATTCGCGGCAATGCGTGAAGTTTGGCCAGCTAACAAGCCAATGTCGGTGCGTATTTCAGCATCCGATTGGAAAGAAGGCGGCATAACGGAGGAAGACACATTCGCAATCGCAAATGCATTTAGGGATGCGGGTGTTGACCTGATTGATGTGTCCGCTGGACAAACAGTCCCTGATCAAAAACCGGTTTATGGTCGTATGTTCCAGGTTGGGTTTGCCGAAGCCATTCGTAATGTTCCGCGTGTTGCGACAATGGCTGTTGGTGCCATTACAGAACCAGCGCAGGTGAATACCATTTTACACACAAGACGGGCTGATCTTGTGGCCATCGGAAGACCGCATTTATGGAATCCGTTTTTCACACGTGAAGCGGCAGCATGGTATGGGGTGGATTTGCCTGATAATGACTGGGAAAAACAATATCTTTCTGGAAAACAGCAAGCCTATAGCTTAAAAGAGAAGGCAAGAGCACAGCAGCTTGAATGGCAACAAAAAGCCAAACCAAGCAGCCATAAATAA
- a CDS encoding MarR family winged helix-turn-helix transcriptional regulator, producing MQEKVSLHGPDHPDFILDDYPLYNLNRTSATYTQQTTERLKDLDMDQPSWRILMLLGDKNPSTVGELSRRSVTKISTITRILIRMENDGLIIRKPFPDDNRVIEVFITEKGTGMLSDLRALASDVYKKAFIGIEEDDIIKFTNILMQVRQNLSE from the coding sequence ATGCAGGAAAAGGTGAGTTTGCATGGGCCGGATCATCCTGATTTCATTTTAGATGATTACCCGCTTTATAATTTAAACAGAACGTCCGCGACATATACGCAGCAGACAACAGAACGATTAAAAGATCTGGATATGGATCAACCAAGCTGGCGTATTTTGATGTTGCTTGGCGATAAGAATCCAAGCACGGTTGGTGAGCTTTCCAGAAGATCTGTGACCAAAATTTCTACCATTACCCGCATCTTGATCCGCATGGAAAATGATGGCTTGATCATCAGAAAACCATTTCCGGATGATAACCGCGTGATCGAAGTTTTTATCACCGAAAAAGGAACGGGCATGTTATCGGACTTGCGCGCACTGGCCAGTGATGTTTATAAAAAAGCATTTATCGGCATAGAAGAAGACGATATCATCAAATTCACCAATATCCTGATGCAGGTTAGACAAAATTTAAGCGAGTAA